Proteins from a single region of Fischerella sp. PCC 9605:
- the grrM gene encoding cyclophane-forming radical SAM/SPASM peptide maturase GrrM/OscB, with the protein MTIAKVTSTKQVNHLTDSALSSINLSAFGPIGLVVIQPTSFCNLNCDYCYLPDRQLKNRLSLDLIEPIFETIFTSPFIGRDFTVCWHAGEPLAVPVSFYHDAIAIIQQTKSKYNAKSVRVMHSVQTNGTLINQAWCDCFKQYDIHVGVSIDGPAFIHDVHRQTRKGLGTHAATMRGISLLQKNGICSNVIAVITQDSLDYPDEIFKFFMDNGITDVGFNMEETEGVNQSSSLAQDGVEERYRAFMERFWELIVQANGALKLREFETICSLVYRGDRMNNTDMNKPFVIVSFDSKGNFSTFDPELLSVKTDRYDDFIFGNVLHDTLESACYTEKFQKIYRDLATGIDLCRQTCEYFGVCGGGAGSNKYWEKETFACAETNACRYRIKIVTDIVLEQLEHSLGLIPTIG; encoded by the coding sequence ATGACTATTGCTAAAGTAACCTCGACCAAGCAAGTAAATCATCTTACTGATAGTGCCTTATCATCAATCAATTTATCAGCGTTCGGTCCAATTGGTTTGGTGGTCATCCAACCTACATCGTTTTGTAATCTCAACTGTGATTACTGCTATCTGCCTGATCGCCAACTCAAAAATCGATTGTCCCTAGATTTGATTGAACCCATTTTTGAGACAATTTTTACAAGCCCATTTATTGGTCGTGACTTTACTGTTTGTTGGCATGCTGGTGAACCGTTGGCAGTGCCAGTTTCATTTTATCATGATGCTATTGCTATTATCCAACAGACAAAAAGCAAGTATAATGCTAAGTCTGTTCGGGTCATGCACTCTGTTCAGACCAATGGCACGTTAATCAATCAAGCTTGGTGTGATTGTTTTAAGCAGTACGATATTCATGTGGGTGTAAGTATTGACGGACCTGCATTTATTCATGATGTTCACCGTCAAACTCGTAAGGGATTGGGTACTCATGCAGCAACGATGCGAGGAATCTCCTTATTGCAAAAAAATGGGATTTGCTCAAATGTCATCGCTGTCATTACCCAAGACTCGCTGGATTACCCAGATGAAATCTTCAAGTTTTTCATGGACAACGGCATTACTGATGTCGGGTTCAACATGGAAGAAACTGAAGGTGTTAATCAGTCTTCCTCACTTGCTCAAGATGGAGTCGAGGAGCGATATCGTGCCTTTATGGAGCGATTCTGGGAACTAATAGTTCAGGCAAATGGAGCCTTGAAACTGCGCGAGTTTGAAACCATTTGCAGCCTGGTTTATAGGGGCGATCGCATGAATAACACCGACATGAACAAACCATTTGTAATTGTCAGTTTTGATAGCAAAGGCAACTTTTCGACTTTTGATCCAGAATTGTTGTCCGTTAAAACTGATCGCTACGACGACTTTATTTTTGGCAACGTCCTTCACGACACCCTGGAATCAGCTTGTTATACTGAAAAGTTTCAAAAAATCTATCGCGATCTGGCAACTGGAATAGACCTGTGTCGTCAGACCTGTGAGTATTTCGGTGTCTGTGGTGGTGGAGCCGGTAGCAACAAGTACTGGGAAAAGGAAACGTTCGCCTGTGCTGAAACTAATGCTTGCAGATATCGAATTAAGATCGTTACCGATATTGTTTTAGAGCAACTGGAACATTCATTAGGTTTGATACCAACTATTGGCTAG
- a CDS encoding formylglycine-generating enzyme family protein, giving the protein MKTSTITSKPFSSRCPPSKNMVWIPGGTFLMGCDHHYPEEAPAHKVAVDGFWMDKYLVTNAQFQKFVKATGYVTFAERPANPDDYPGAKPELLQPSSTVFFKPDRPISKDNHYNWWRYVPGANWRHPEGAGSSIKGRENHPVVHLAYEDVEAYAKWIGKELPTEAEWEFAARGGLEGAAFAWGDELNPKGKQMANTWQGEFPFENLCTDGYDRTSAIGVFPPNGYGLYDMIGNVWEWTTDWYQEHQQLKKSPCCTTSNPRGGERENSYDPRMPEIKIPRKVIKGGSFLCAPSYCQRYRPAARMAQPIDTSTCHLGFRLIVRR; this is encoded by the coding sequence ATGAAAACTTCCACAATAACCTCTAAACCTTTTTCCTCTAGGTGTCCGCCTAGCAAAAACATGGTGTGGATTCCGGGAGGCACGTTTTTGATGGGTTGTGATCATCACTACCCGGAGGAAGCTCCGGCCCACAAGGTCGCGGTCGATGGCTTCTGGATGGATAAGTATCTGGTGACGAATGCCCAGTTTCAAAAGTTTGTTAAAGCCACAGGCTATGTTACCTTTGCCGAACGTCCTGCCAATCCTGATGATTATCCCGGTGCAAAACCGGAACTGCTGCAACCTTCCTCCACCGTCTTTTTCAAACCCGATCGCCCCATCAGCAAAGACAATCACTACAACTGGTGGCGCTATGTGCCCGGTGCCAACTGGCGACATCCAGAGGGGGCGGGTAGTTCGATTAAAGGACGGGAAAACCATCCCGTGGTGCATCTGGCTTACGAAGATGTGGAGGCATACGCCAAGTGGATTGGTAAGGAACTGCCTACAGAGGCAGAGTGGGAGTTTGCGGCACGGGGAGGACTGGAGGGCGCTGCCTTTGCCTGGGGCGATGAACTCAATCCTAAAGGTAAACAGATGGCAAACACCTGGCAGGGTGAATTCCCGTTTGAGAACTTGTGTACCGATGGCTACGACCGCACCTCTGCGATTGGGGTCTTTCCGCCGAATGGCTACGGACTCTATGACATGATTGGCAATGTCTGGGAGTGGACAACCGACTGGTATCAAGAGCATCAACAACTCAAAAAAAGCCCCTGCTGCACGACATCCAACCCGCGTGGGGGAGAGCGAGAAAACAGCTATGACCCCCGGATGCCAGAAATCAAAATTCCCCGCAAGGTGATCAAGGGCGGCTCGTTTTTATGTGCGCCTAGCTATTGCCAACGCTATCGTCCGGCAGCTCGAATGGCACAGCCAATCGATACCAGCACCTGTCACCTGGGCTTTCGTTTGATTGTGCGGAGATAG
- the grrP gene encoding extracellular substrate binding-like orphan protein GrrP — MYQKLAIAALGLIFAMALPRASWAETVMEKIARTGVLRIGTRLDTIPYSYVDNKKQLVGYSIDIVNLIKQEIEGKTGRPVTIQVEVIDDLGQMIPKMMASEIDLACGTQFTWQREQYVDFSIPYSLSGIRLLTKKGNISQGTPESLVGKRIGVVPKSLGEAAIKTVQPKAVLVSFKGAEDGFAALRDGKIDAIAGDTIILAGNAQRVDPEAFHLLPTEPYARYGVACMVPENNSTFLNSVNQAIAKLMQGYVVGNKKYVDMVNKWIGPKGVIELPPELIQDYFETIIISHEQIPLTKSPTVTGSQK; from the coding sequence ATGTATCAAAAATTAGCGATCGCAGCACTAGGTTTAATCTTTGCAATGGCTTTGCCCCGAGCATCTTGGGCTGAAACCGTAATGGAAAAGATTGCCCGCACAGGAGTACTTAGAATTGGCACCCGGTTGGACACAATACCATATTCCTACGTAGATAATAAAAAACAGTTAGTAGGCTATTCCATTGATATTGTCAACCTAATTAAACAGGAGATTGAAGGAAAAACGGGTCGCCCCGTAACTATTCAAGTTGAAGTCATCGACGACTTGGGCCAAATGATTCCCAAAATGATGGCAAGCGAAATCGATCTCGCTTGCGGTACGCAATTTACCTGGCAACGAGAACAATATGTTGACTTTTCCATTCCTTACAGTCTTTCCGGTATCCGATTACTAACGAAGAAGGGAAATATCTCACAAGGAACTCCCGAATCTTTAGTTGGTAAGCGCATTGGAGTGGTACCCAAATCTCTGGGAGAAGCCGCGATCAAGACAGTGCAACCCAAAGCCGTTTTGGTTTCCTTTAAAGGAGCAGAGGATGGATTTGCTGCCCTCAGGGACGGAAAGATAGACGCGATCGCAGGTGATACCATCATTCTGGCGGGTAATGCCCAGAGGGTAGATCCCGAGGCTTTCCATCTGTTGCCAACCGAACCCTATGCTCGCTATGGCGTAGCTTGCATGGTTCCAGAAAATAACTCGACATTTCTGAATTCAGTTAATCAGGCGATCGCTAAACTCATGCAGGGTTATGTAGTCGGTAACAAGAAATATGTTGACATGGTCAATAAATGGATAGGACCGAAGGGTGTAATTGAGCTTCCTCCTGAGTTAATTCAGGACTACTTTGAAACGATTATTATTAGCCATGAACAAATTCCTTTAACGAAAAGCCCTACGGTAACAGGTTCACAGAAGTAA
- a CDS encoding LURP-one-related/scramblase family protein: protein MLRRQARRGGLMQGGAAQPRMTQANIINTLQQAQQAANQRIGTRFEMKQRMFSIGDDYFIKNENGDKVIKVDGKLLRLKQQLSFEDMQGRELYHIVAKMVDIRETMDIKRPNGSKAAIVHDAWFSPIKDKWQIDVPGGQDLVAKGNILQHEYTITAKDERMPIAIISKKWLRLPDSYGVELQSTFDAPLILAITVVIDTMSHNHTTSKTMGGISKGSRFDVL, encoded by the coding sequence ATGCTCAGACGACAAGCCCGACGAGGGGGATTAATGCAGGGCGGTGCTGCCCAACCTAGAATGACCCAAGCAAACATCATAAATACCTTGCAACAAGCACAACAAGCCGCCAATCAGCGCATTGGCACCCGGTTTGAGATGAAACAACGGATGTTTTCGATTGGGGATGACTATTTCATCAAAAACGAGAATGGCGACAAGGTGATCAAAGTCGATGGCAAGCTGTTGCGTTTAAAGCAGCAATTGTCGTTTGAAGATATGCAGGGTCGTGAACTCTATCACATTGTCGCCAAAATGGTAGACATTCGCGAAACAATGGACATTAAGCGTCCCAATGGTTCCAAAGCCGCGATCGTCCATGATGCCTGGTTCTCGCCGATTAAAGATAAATGGCAGATTGACGTTCCCGGTGGGCAGGATCTGGTTGCCAAAGGAAATATCTTACAACACGAATACACCATCACCGCTAAGGATGAACGGATGCCCATTGCCATCATCTCCAAGAAGTGGCTTCGCCTGCCAGACAGCTACGGTGTTGAATTGCAAAGTACTTTTGATGCCCCGCTGATTTTGGCAATCACGGTTGTGATCGACACGATGTCGCACAACCACACCACCAGTAAAACGATGGGTGGGATTTCCAAAGGATCGCGGTTTGACGTTCTTTAG
- a CDS encoding DUF1622 domain-containing protein gives MEFVEHLERSLASFITILKLLLETIAAVCVLIGLIRTGQLLVAIRRRRNLKFPYLQVRLRFGAWLALALEFQLGADILNTTIAPTFEALTKLGAIAVIRTFLNYFLGKELEKSYELEEKAQHQSPLSMIL, from the coding sequence ATGGAATTCGTCGAACATCTAGAACGCAGCTTAGCATCTTTTATCACAATCCTGAAGTTGCTGCTAGAGACCATCGCTGCCGTTTGTGTTCTGATTGGGTTGATTAGAACTGGACAACTTTTAGTGGCAATTAGGCGACGACGTAACCTGAAGTTCCCCTATCTGCAAGTTCGCTTGCGCTTCGGTGCGTGGTTGGCTCTAGCTTTGGAATTTCAATTAGGAGCTGACATTCTCAATACAACCATTGCTCCCACATTTGAAGCTCTGACAAAGCTAGGAGCGATTGCAGTAATTCGGACGTTCTTAAACTACTTCCTGGGCAAAGAACTTGAAAAGTCATACGAACTGGAAGAAAAAGCCCAACACCAATCGCCACTAAGCATGATTCTATAA
- the grrA gene encoding GrrA/OscA1 family cyclophane-containing rSAM-modified RiPP — translation MNQAGLVGFLLTLATLNVSTATVSPPLSSINYSQQTVEDRLTRITTAIRGRENQLPNAPQSFLNQLVAIGWADGHGRDWVNGRIGGWGDGHGGGFANVNPWRNGWGDAGGFYNYRPGWVNGGFVNYRPGWVNSGGGGFLNRY, via the coding sequence ATGAATCAAGCCGGACTAGTTGGTTTTTTGTTGACCTTGGCAACTCTCAATGTCTCAACAGCCACTGTGTCACCACCGCTATCTAGCATTAACTATAGCCAGCAAACGGTTGAAGATCGTCTGACCCGAATTACTACCGCTATCCGTGGACGAGAAAACCAATTGCCAAATGCTCCCCAATCTTTTCTGAATCAATTAGTAGCGATCGGCTGGGCGGATGGTCATGGCAGAGATTGGGTCAATGGTCGCATTGGAGGGTGGGGAGACGGTCATGGTGGTGGTTTTGCCAATGTTAATCCCTGGCGCAACGGTTGGGGTGATGCAGGCGGTTTTTATAATTATCGACCCGGTTGGGTGAACGGTGGGTTTGTCAACTACCGACCCGGTTGGGTTAATAGTGGTGGAGGTGGTTTCCTCAACCGTTACTAG
- a CDS encoding DUF6515 family protein: MKKQTQPQNLYLRVLSSILCIMLSAVTINEIAIALPRGGGGFGGGGLRSFRGSFGSRARVGEGSIRFSGDRQLSRPSSSRNIQNRPQINRQQAQQRVQEIKTNPQAQQQVQQARQNLQNNPQVQQQVQQARQNLQNNPQAQQKLQNFQQSHQDFKIQNREDWQNYLDNARESRQDFINDIDWDDWNHVHWDDDDFWGWYYPPGYFAVTLPLTAITVASVANTFNQPYYYDRGVYYTSSGNGYTVAPAPVGAKVSNLPEGFITIQGSSYTYYYYLGTFYLQDSATDNYIVVPPPVGAVVPYIPGGYKKVTIKGTEYYQYAGTYYRPTYANGQLVYQVTSV; encoded by the coding sequence ATGAAAAAGCAAACTCAACCCCAAAACTTATATCTTCGTGTTTTATCCAGCATACTCTGCATTATGCTAAGCGCAGTTACCATTAATGAAATTGCCATCGCTCTACCTAGAGGGGGTGGAGGTTTTGGCGGGGGAGGGCTGAGAAGTTTCAGAGGTAGCTTTGGGTCACGAGCGCGTGTTGGTGAGGGCAGCATTCGCTTCTCAGGCGATCGTCAATTGTCTCGTCCGTCGTCTTCTAGGAATATTCAGAATCGTCCTCAAATCAACCGACAACAAGCTCAACAACGAGTTCAAGAGATTAAGACAAATCCCCAAGCTCAACAACAAGTTCAACAGGCACGTCAGAATTTACAAAACAATCCCCAAGTACAGCAACAAGTTCAACAAGCACGCCAGAATCTTCAAAACAATCCCCAAGCCCAGCAAAAGCTGCAAAACTTTCAGCAGTCTCACCAAGATTTCAAAATTCAGAACCGAGAAGATTGGCAAAACTATCTAGACAATGCACGTGAGAGTCGGCAAGACTTTATCAATGACATAGACTGGGACGATTGGAATCACGTCCATTGGGATGATGATGACTTCTGGGGCTGGTATTATCCACCCGGTTACTTCGCTGTGACTTTGCCTTTAACTGCAATCACGGTTGCTTCAGTTGCCAATACCTTCAACCAGCCCTACTACTATGACCGGGGCGTTTACTACACGTCCAGTGGGAACGGTTATACAGTCGCACCTGCACCAGTGGGTGCTAAAGTTTCCAATCTGCCGGAGGGCTTTATTACGATTCAGGGAAGTTCCTACACCTACTACTATTACCTTGGTACCTTCTACCTCCAGGATTCGGCAACGGATAATTATATCGTCGTTCCCCCTCCTGTTGGTGCGGTAGTTCCCTACATTCCAGGTGGTTATAAGAAAGTAACGATTAAAGGGACAGAGTACTACCAGTACGCTGGAACCTATTACCGTCCAACCTATGCCAATGGACAACTGGTATATCAGGTAACTAGCGTTTAG
- a CDS encoding DUF2092 domain-containing protein — translation MLSIKHNRLNSLCAAIFLTLGLSQSLLAQETSKNIEPRAEQLLQQMSKTLQTAREFTFQAEATRDEVSPTGQKIQYSTMTDVAVRRPNRLRADVEGDRVNRSFWYDGRSITLLVA, via the coding sequence ATGCTCTCTATTAAGCACAACAGATTAAATTCTCTGTGTGCTGCAATTTTTCTCACTTTGGGTTTATCCCAGTCGTTGCTAGCTCAGGAAACTTCTAAAAATATAGAACCTCGTGCCGAACAATTGCTGCAACAGATGAGTAAGACTTTGCAGACTGCTCGTGAATTTACCTTTCAGGCAGAAGCCACTAGGGATGAAGTCTCGCCTACTGGGCAAAAGATTCAGTACAGCACGATGACTGATGTTGCTGTGCGTCGTCCTAATAGATTGAGAGCAGATGTTGAAGGCGATCGCGTCAACCGCAGTTTTTGGTATGACGGTCGTTCTATAACGCTGCTCGTCGCATAG
- a CDS encoding AAA-like domain-containing protein — MKRCRGFVLSFVGLQKLQAKLSQFETEKGYKWTQQAISRQTQLVEPQGLHPTTIKKIVYSQIGVDERSLQILFQALGLELEPQDYSLAAHLDSEIELADSTDSAKSAEVQTTLVPEFPGGPVPLHSPFYIERTALQARACTEMTQSGGLVRIKAPQKMGKSSFALRLLDHTISLGYRTVRVDFQQAEESIFSDIDRFLRWFCKTLSYQLDVLPTLDKYWDEEAGSKVSCTIYLQRALLKPIQVPVVLLLNEINCVFEHAAISGEFLPLLRSWYEEAKGNSILQKLRLVLIYSTEIYVPLNFNQSPFNIGLPIELPDLMPEEIQTLATYYGLSPKVASPLMEMVGGHPYLVQLALYHLWNDQLTLEQLLHQAPTPVGIYANCLNRCLLMLQNNLELAEAFALVVEAGDKVCLSSIIAYKLESLGLIKLDNHGAKPSCKLYQQFFTLQSTIAPKAATQTQTRKSQLGRSPHASLWVMG; from the coding sequence ATGAAACGGTGCCGAGGCTTTGTCTTAAGCTTTGTTGGGTTGCAAAAGTTACAGGCTAAGCTCAGTCAATTTGAAACAGAGAAAGGTTACAAGTGGACTCAGCAGGCGATCTCCCGACAAACTCAATTAGTTGAGCCGCAAGGATTACATCCCACAACTATTAAGAAGATTGTTTACAGTCAAATTGGTGTTGATGAGCGATCGCTGCAAATACTATTTCAGGCGCTAGGACTTGAGCTTGAACCTCAAGACTACAGTTTGGCAGCTCACCTCGATAGTGAGATCGAGTTAGCTGACTCCACAGACAGCGCGAAATCTGCTGAAGTTCAGACAACTCTGGTTCCCGAGTTTCCAGGTGGACCTGTCCCTCTCCATTCCCCCTTCTACATTGAACGGACTGCATTACAAGCACGTGCTTGTACTGAGATGACTCAATCTGGTGGTTTAGTTCGCATCAAAGCTCCTCAGAAGATGGGGAAAAGTTCGTTTGCCTTGCGTCTGCTTGACCACACTATCAGCCTTGGCTATCGCACCGTTCGAGTTGACTTTCAACAAGCCGAGGAGTCTATTTTCTCTGATATTGATCGCTTCCTCCGCTGGTTCTGTAAAACGCTTAGTTATCAGCTAGATGTGCTGCCTACGCTGGACAAATATTGGGACGAGGAAGCAGGCAGTAAGGTTAGCTGCACGATCTACCTTCAGCGAGCCTTACTCAAGCCGATTCAGGTTCCTGTCGTTCTCCTGCTCAATGAAATTAATTGCGTCTTTGAGCATGCAGCTATCTCTGGAGAATTCTTACCTCTATTACGCTCGTGGTACGAGGAAGCGAAGGGCAACTCAATTCTGCAAAAGCTCCGCCTTGTGCTAATTTATTCTACCGAGATTTACGTTCCGCTAAACTTCAATCAGTCCCCCTTTAATATCGGATTGCCGATTGAGTTGCCTGATTTGATGCCAGAAGAAATCCAGACCTTGGCTACCTACTATGGTCTATCGCCCAAAGTCGCATCGCCACTAATGGAAATGGTTGGAGGACATCCCTATTTGGTGCAATTAGCCCTTTACCATCTTTGGAATGATCAACTCACACTAGAGCAGCTATTACATCAAGCACCTACTCCTGTTGGGATTTATGCCAATTGCCTCAACCGTTGTTTATTAATGCTGCAAAATAATCTAGAACTGGCAGAGGCGTTTGCGCTAGTTGTGGAAGCTGGCGATAAAGTTTGCCTCAGTTCAATCATTGCTTACAAGCTAGAGAGTTTAGGTTTGATTAAGCTCGACAATCATGGAGCAAAACCAAGCTGCAAGCTTTATCAGCAGTTTTTCACACTTCAATCGACAATCGCTCCCAAAGCTGCAACTCAAACTCAAACGCGCAAAAGCCAACTTGGGCGATCGCCTCACGCTTCACTCTGGGTGATGGGATGA
- the grrA gene encoding GrrA/OscA1 family cyclophane-containing rSAM-modified RiPP, translating to MTITTGTGLVGFLLALSALSVPPAQVTTNQTLTQYSASTIEARLNRITTAIRERQTQRQGFSESGIEKLIAAGWADGDGKDWVNGRGRGWADGDGRDWVNSRVGGWGDGHGGGFANANPWRNGWADGGGFYNHH from the coding sequence TTGACTATCACAACAGGTACAGGTTTGGTTGGCTTTTTATTGGCTCTTTCTGCATTGAGTGTACCACCTGCACAAGTAACAACTAATCAAACACTAACACAGTACTCGGCTTCAACTATTGAAGCACGTCTCAATCGCATCACCACTGCAATTAGAGAACGCCAAACTCAACGACAAGGCTTCTCTGAATCTGGGATAGAAAAATTGATTGCAGCCGGCTGGGCTGATGGTGATGGTAAAGATTGGGTTAATGGTCGAGGTCGCGGTTGGGCTGACGGTGATGGTAGAGATTGGGTCAATTCGCGTGTTGGTGGATGGGGAGATGGACATGGGGGTGGCTTTGCTAATGCTAACCCTTGGCGCAATGGTTGGGCAGATGGTGGTGGCTTTTACAACCATCACTAA
- a CDS encoding bile acid:sodium symporter family protein → MEDQIVLLCISLVKLTLFSLMLSLGLSLNLEQIFWLWQRPGLLNRSILGINVVVPIVAVLMVFWLSLPKEVEVGLILIAIAPGTSLTLSRFSCAGKNQSYAVALQITVSLLAVISVPLTIAILSEILPREAHISSLSVAQQIAVAQLLPLITGITVRQCWSDLADNLEKFVTDTANTLFHVLIIWIMIRHLDGMLRVGVLPLALIGLLAFISLVVGHLLGGRESSTRTTLAMMTATHNVTLALFIAALNFPSLCVSSVMAAYVLVSAGLAIIYLTWRKRKISQNAA, encoded by the coding sequence ATGGAAGATCAAATTGTTTTACTCTGTATCAGTCTGGTAAAGCTGACACTGTTTTCGCTGATGTTGTCCTTGGGACTTAGCTTGAACCTTGAGCAGATATTTTGGCTTTGGCAACGACCGGGACTATTGAACCGCTCTATTTTGGGAATCAATGTAGTTGTGCCGATTGTTGCCGTACTAATGGTGTTTTGGTTGAGTTTGCCGAAGGAGGTTGAGGTTGGGCTAATTCTGATCGCGATCGCTCCTGGCACATCGCTAACCTTAAGTCGCTTTAGCTGTGCAGGTAAAAATCAATCCTATGCAGTTGCACTACAAATTACAGTTTCGCTATTGGCAGTGATTAGTGTTCCATTAACCATTGCCATCTTAAGTGAAATTCTTCCACGCGAAGCACATATTTCATCATTAAGTGTAGCTCAACAGATCGCCGTTGCCCAATTGTTACCGTTGATTACAGGTATAACTGTACGACAATGCTGGTCAGATCTTGCAGATAATTTAGAAAAATTTGTCACAGATACGGCTAATACACTGTTTCACGTTTTGATTATCTGGATTATGATTCGACACTTAGATGGGATGCTGCGGGTTGGAGTATTGCCACTTGCGCTCATTGGGTTGTTAGCGTTCATCTCTCTGGTGGTGGGGCATTTATTGGGGGGAAGAGAGTCGTCTACCCGTACAACATTAGCGATGATGACAGCTACCCATAATGTTACTCTTGCTCTGTTTATTGCTGCGTTAAATTTTCCCAGTCTCTGTGTGTCATCCGTAATGGCAGCCTATGTCTTAGTATCGGCAGGATTAGCGATTATCTATCTCACCTGGCGTAAGCGCAAAATATCTCAAAATGCGGCATAG
- a CDS encoding DUF2092 domain-containing protein, producing the protein MYATAAAPSTIDDALDYAMEKFGVSAPLADLVFSNPYAVMTENVKTGTYRGLNSVQGKSCHHLVFTQETIDWQIWIENNQQSLPCKLVINYNKQNATPQYTAILTNWNLKSNLSDRQFTFVAPTNSKKIEFLPRVSNQ; encoded by the coding sequence TTGTATGCTACTGCTGCGGCCCCATCAACAATTGATGATGCCCTAGACTATGCAATGGAAAAATTTGGAGTCTCAGCACCATTGGCAGATTTGGTCTTTAGCAACCCCTATGCTGTAATGACTGAGAATGTGAAAACTGGTACCTATCGGGGACTCAACTCTGTACAAGGCAAGTCCTGCCACCACTTAGTATTCACTCAGGAAACTATTGATTGGCAAATCTGGATTGAAAATAATCAACAGTCGTTACCATGTAAGCTGGTCATCAATTACAACAAACAGAACGCTACTCCCCAATACACCGCGATTCTGACCAACTGGAACCTCAAGTCTAATCTTTCGGATCGTCAATTCACATTTGTTGCTCCTACCAACTCAAAAAAGATTGAGTTTCTCCCTAGAGTTTCTAACCAATAG